A part of Deltaproteobacteria bacterium HGW-Deltaproteobacteria-4 genomic DNA contains:
- a CDS encoding twitching motility protein PilT, translating to MDAKTLNQILEIAFQKKVSDVHFEVDNPPFFRGKGQIIRSRLPLLTGKDTEFIVNTILEFNGKTLDKNLHEIDTSYALPNGGRFRVSIFRQRGHFGIVMRVIPPYISTFEELNLPDVLAEIVKSPTGLILVTGPTGNGKSTTLAAMMRYLTENFTYNIITIEDPIEFLFTSNKSCIIQREIGIDTESYDKALKSALRMDPDVIMVGELRDKETIDSCMKASETGHLVLSTLHTQGAVSTIHRIIGNFPPESQEIVRQRLADVLVATISLRLVKDKTGDNILPVVEIMRSTTTIQACIREGRLDEIEKHIENGQTQYSMQTLDQHLVQLFQDDKITIADAKRLSHSMDLERKLTFTS from the coding sequence ATGGATGCCAAAACTCTCAATCAGATTCTTGAAATCGCTTTCCAGAAAAAAGTCTCTGACGTTCACTTCGAAGTCGATAATCCTCCCTTCTTCCGTGGCAAAGGACAGATTATCCGCTCGCGACTGCCGCTACTGACCGGTAAGGATACGGAATTCATCGTTAACACCATTCTCGAATTCAATGGCAAAACCCTTGATAAGAATTTGCATGAAATTGATACGTCCTATGCCCTGCCGAACGGAGGACGTTTCCGCGTCAGCATCTTCCGCCAGCGTGGCCACTTCGGCATTGTCATGCGTGTCATCCCCCCCTACATCAGCACCTTCGAAGAGTTGAACCTGCCTGATGTTCTTGCCGAGATTGTCAAGTCGCCTACCGGCCTGATTCTGGTCACCGGCCCGACCGGCAATGGCAAATCGACGACTCTTGCGGCGATGATGCGCTATCTAACCGAGAATTTTACCTACAACATCATCACCATCGAAGATCCTATCGAGTTTCTCTTTACCTCCAACAAGAGCTGTATCATTCAACGTGAGATCGGCATCGACACCGAAAGTTACGACAAGGCCCTGAAGTCGGCACTGCGCATGGATCCCGATGTCATCATGGTCGGCGAACTGCGCGACAAAGAGACCATCGACAGCTGCATGAAAGCGAGCGAAACCGGCCATCTCGTCCTGTCCACCCTGCACACCCAGGGGGCTGTCTCGACCATCCACCGGATTATCGGCAACTTCCCTCCAGAGAGTCAGGAAATCGTCCGCCAACGCCTCGCCGATGTTCTGGTTGCCACCATTTCCCTGCGCCTGGTCAAAGACAAGACTGGCGACAATATTCTGCCGGTGGTGGAGATTATGCGCAGCACTACGACGATTCAAGCCTGTATCCGTGAAGGCCGCCTCGACGAGATCGAAAAACATATTGAAAACGGCCAGACTCAGTACTCGATGCAGACCCTCGACCAGCATCTGGTCCAGCTCTTTCAGGATGATAAGATCACCATCGCTGACGCCAAGCGTCTCTCCCACTCGATGGATTTAGAACGTAAGCTTACCTTTACCAGCTAA
- a CDS encoding ATP-dependent helicase, translating into MSFSEFNLSEPILRAITECGYTTPTPIQSQSIPQIIAGRDILASAQTGTGKTAAFMLPALARLSEFKKGSSGSPRVLVLTPTRELAAQITDATRKYGRYLRVKSAVILGGVPYGPQFRDLSGSIDLVVGTPGRLIDHLDRGSLKLDRVELLILDEADRMLDMGFRDAVDRIVAAAPNARQTLLFSATVDRETAALASRLLTDPLRVSIASTQVSQAQIEQRLHVTDDLSHKKRLLHHFASDPECGRTIVFTATKRDAEALAIELSGKGHRAASLHGDMGQSARTRAVRDLKDGRVRILVATDVAARGLDVNGISHVINFDLPQAAEDYVHRIGRTGRAGATGIAISFAGSRDDQQRLERIERFIGKRLPQTTIEGLEPTRPMALDGKKKVYNRNDRNNYGKTPDYGRRQEGGAKRNPYGNRRSSAA; encoded by the coding sequence ATGTCTTTTTCAGAGTTTAACTTGTCCGAACCGATTCTTCGCGCCATCACCGAGTGTGGTTATACCACCCCGACCCCGATCCAGTCCCAGTCGATTCCGCAGATTATTGCCGGTCGTGACATTCTCGCTTCAGCCCAGACCGGCACCGGCAAGACGGCTGCTTTCATGCTCCCCGCTCTGGCACGCTTGAGCGAATTTAAGAAGGGTTCCTCCGGTTCGCCGCGCGTTCTGGTTTTGACCCCGACCCGTGAACTCGCCGCCCAGATCACTGATGCCACGCGCAAATATGGCCGCTATCTGCGCGTCAAGAGCGCTGTCATTCTTGGTGGCGTACCGTACGGCCCGCAATTTCGTGACCTTTCCGGTTCCATCGATCTGGTTGTCGGTACGCCGGGGCGCTTGATCGATCACCTTGATCGCGGCAGCCTCAAACTCGACCGCGTTGAACTCCTCATTCTGGACGAAGCCGACCGTATGCTCGATATGGGTTTCCGTGATGCCGTCGACCGGATTGTCGCTGCTGCGCCGAATGCGCGTCAGACCCTCCTCTTTTCCGCTACCGTCGATCGCGAGACTGCGGCTCTGGCCAGTCGTCTCCTCACCGATCCCCTGCGCGTCTCGATTGCCAGCACCCAGGTCTCGCAAGCGCAGATCGAGCAACGCCTGCATGTGACCGACGACCTTTCCCACAAAAAACGTCTCCTTCATCACTTTGCCTCCGATCCTGAATGCGGGCGGACCATCGTTTTTACCGCTACCAAACGTGATGCCGAAGCGCTGGCGATCGAACTTTCCGGCAAGGGGCATCGTGCCGCTTCCTTGCATGGCGACATGGGGCAGAGCGCCCGCACTCGTGCTGTCCGCGATCTTAAGGATGGCCGCGTCCGCATCCTCGTTGCCACCGATGTCGCTGCCCGTGGTCTTGATGTCAATGGCATCAGCCATGTCATCAACTTCGATCTTCCTCAAGCTGCCGAAGATTACGTTCATCGTATCGGTCGCACCGGCCGCGCCGGCGCCACCGGTATCGCTATCTCCTTTGCCGGCAGCCGTGACGATCAGCAGCGCCTGGAGCGCATCGAACGTTTCATCGGCAAGCGTTTGCCGCAGACGACGATCGAAGGGCTCGAACCAACCCGGCCGATGGCGCTCGACGGCAAGAAAAAAGTCTATAATCGCAACGACCGGAATAATTACGGCAAGACCCCGGATTATGGCCGGCGGCAGGAGGGCGGTGCCAAGCGGAATCCTTACGGCAACCGTCGTTCATCCGCCGCCTAA